In Pseudomonadales bacterium, a single window of DNA contains:
- a CDS encoding NADPH-dependent 2,4-dienoyl-CoA reductase gives MSAPQYPNLLAPLDLGFTQLKNRVLMGSMHTGLEELPDGHIRMATFFAERARGGAGLIVTGGFGPNKNGAIHPKAKHMQTEADIADHRVITDAVHEADGKICMQILHTGRYAYSKNLVAPSPIQAPINVFIPHELSAKEIEQQIQDFVTAAEMAQKAGYDGVEVMGSEGYLLNQFIAARTNHRQDEWGGSFENRIRLPLTIVKRIRERVSTNFIIIYRLSMLDLVEGGSSYEETVLLGQAVAAAGASIINTGIGWHEARIPTIAAKVPRAAYTWVTAKFRSALPVPVITSNRINTPDVAEAVLARGDADMVSMARPFLADPDFVNKAAAGKSDEINTCIGCNQACLDHIFNEKIATCLVNPRACHETDLVITPAFTSKKIAVVGAGPAGLSFAVTAAQRGHQVTLYDAENEIGGQFNIAKRVPGKNEFYETLRYYQRQIELSGVNLQLNTRINVNDLNAADWDEVVIASGIVPRIPKIEGINHPKVLSYLDVLKLGKPVSKKVAVIGAGGIGFDLCEYLVDGSEDTSLNIPAFMAKWGVDMTFSTRAGVEGVKPKATPSPREIYLLQRKTSKVGEGLGKSTGWIHRTELKHKGVKMLSGCDYQRIDDEGLHLTINGEPSVLAVDNVIICSGQESLRELVDGLNKPYHLIGGADQATELDAKRAINQGTRLATQL, from the coding sequence ATGTCGGCACCCCAATACCCCAACCTGCTAGCGCCGCTCGATCTCGGCTTTACTCAATTAAAAAATCGTGTCCTGATGGGTTCCATGCATACTGGCCTGGAAGAGTTACCGGATGGGCATATACGCATGGCAACTTTTTTTGCTGAACGCGCGCGTGGTGGTGCTGGGTTGATTGTCACAGGCGGTTTTGGCCCCAATAAAAATGGAGCGATTCACCCCAAAGCGAAGCACATGCAAACAGAAGCCGATATCGCTGACCATCGTGTCATTACCGATGCGGTGCACGAAGCGGACGGTAAAATATGTATGCAAATACTGCACACTGGTCGTTACGCTTACTCAAAAAATCTAGTGGCCCCCTCACCTATTCAGGCGCCGATCAATGTCTTCATTCCACACGAGCTGAGCGCCAAAGAAATCGAACAACAAATTCAGGACTTCGTCACTGCCGCCGAAATGGCGCAAAAAGCCGGTTATGACGGTGTTGAGGTGATGGGGTCAGAAGGTTACTTACTAAATCAGTTTATCGCGGCCCGTACCAATCACCGCCAAGATGAATGGGGGGGCAGCTTCGAAAACCGTATTCGCTTACCGCTCACCATTGTTAAACGCATTCGAGAACGCGTCAGCACCAACTTTATCATTATTTACCGACTGTCGATGCTTGATCTGGTTGAGGGTGGCAGTAGCTATGAGGAAACCGTGCTACTAGGACAAGCGGTTGCCGCAGCCGGAGCATCCATCATCAATACCGGTATCGGTTGGCACGAAGCGCGGATTCCCACTATTGCTGCCAAGGTGCCGCGGGCGGCCTACACCTGGGTCACAGCAAAATTTAGGAGCGCCCTGCCCGTTCCGGTGATTACTTCAAATCGTATTAATACACCAGATGTTGCCGAAGCGGTATTAGCGCGTGGCGATGCTGACATGGTGTCCATGGCGCGCCCGTTTTTAGCCGATCCCGATTTTGTCAATAAAGCGGCTGCCGGAAAAAGCGATGAAATTAACACCTGTATCGGTTGCAACCAAGCCTGTCTCGATCATATCTTTAATGAAAAAATCGCCACTTGTCTGGTCAATCCACGCGCTTGTCATGAAACAGACCTCGTCATTACCCCAGCGTTCACCAGCAAAAAAATAGCGGTTGTCGGCGCTGGGCCTGCTGGGCTCTCTTTTGCGGTGACGGCAGCGCAAAGAGGACATCAGGTCACTCTCTATGATGCTGAGAACGAAATTGGTGGGCAATTCAATATCGCAAAACGAGTCCCCGGAAAGAACGAATTTTATGAAACGCTGCGCTATTACCAGCGCCAAATTGAGCTATCGGGAGTTAACCTTCAACTCAATACGCGAATTAACGTCAATGATTTAAACGCTGCAGACTGGGACGAAGTGGTTATCGCCTCAGGCATTGTGCCACGCATTCCAAAAATCGAGGGAATCAATCACCCAAAAGTTTTGAGCTATTTGGATGTGTTGAAACTAGGCAAACCCGTCAGCAAAAAAGTTGCTGTGATAGGAGCAGGCGGTATTGGTTTTGACCTCTGCGAGTACCTAGTAGATGGCTCAGAAGATACCAGCCTGAATATACCTGCTTTTATGGCTAAATGGGGTGTGGATATGACCTTCTCCACCCGTGCGGGAGTCGAGGGTGTTAAACCCAAAGCCACACCTTCACCGCGTGAAATCTACTTGCTACAACGCAAAACCTCGAAAGTAGGTGAAGGCCTAGGCAAGAGCACTGGCTGGATTCATCGTACCGAACTCAAACATAAGGGTGTGAAGATGCTCTCCGGCTGCGATTATCAGCGTATTGATGATGAGGGCCTGCACCTAACGATTAATGGCGAACCCAGCGTGCTGGCGGTAGATAATGTCATCATTTGTTCCGGGCAGGAATCTTTGCGTGAATTGGTGGATGGACTAAATAAACCCTATCACCTCATTGGTGGCGCAGATCAAGCAACAGAGCTTGATGCCAAACGCGCAATCAACCAAGGTACGCGACTTGCAACTCAACTTTAG
- a CDS encoding PaaI family thioesterase, which yields MKTTGFDIIAAQQLLKEGFAPWVQELDIHFDKVAEGQAILRVPAAEQLNRIGGTVCGQAIMALADTAMVFAVCSAVDAYVPMTTVSQSSSFLRPAADADLIAHAKIIKQGRSIVYGEVNLYTERPDKPIAHITSTYMLL from the coding sequence ATGAAAACGACAGGCTTTGATATCATCGCAGCCCAACAGCTACTCAAAGAAGGGTTTGCGCCGTGGGTTCAAGAATTGGACATTCACTTCGACAAGGTCGCCGAAGGGCAGGCAATCCTCAGAGTGCCCGCAGCAGAGCAGCTTAACCGGATCGGTGGTACTGTGTGCGGACAAGCCATCATGGCATTAGCGGACACCGCCATGGTCTTTGCGGTTTGTTCGGCGGTAGATGCCTATGTGCCTATGACCACCGTATCGCAATCTTCTTCTTTCCTACGCCCCGCAGCAGATGCAGACCTCATTGCCCACGCTAAAATTATTAAACAAGGACGTAGCATCGTTTACGGAGAAGTGAACCTTTACACGGAACGACCGGACAAACCCATCGCGCATATTACCAGCACCTATATGCTGCTCTAG
- a CDS encoding efflux RND transporter permease subunit has protein sequence MISWFARNHVAANLLMVSIFVAGLLSLNSKIPLEVFPSIESDLIRIAVSLRGATPEDVEQGVSIRIEEAVQDLEGIERLTSRSMEGTALVTVEVEPGYDPREILADVKSRVDAISTLPSEAENPVISLSQHKFGVITVAVAGNLSEREIREIGEQTRDDLLRLPQITQAELSAVRDYEINITIPQDRLRNYQLTLEAVSAAIQNHSLDFSAGNVRSEGGDVLIRSKGQAYQRDEFEAIVVKTNADGSILRLGDIADVRDGFTEDALKTRFNGKPAALIDVYRIGNQSALDVAEAVRQYIDQRQSTLPQGLELSYWDDDSVVVKNRLGTLIRNAVQGGILVLALLTLFLRPSIAFWVFLGIPISFMGAFIFMPLLGVSLNILSLFGFILVLGIVVDDAIVTGENVYTHLRTSETGLEAAIRGTQEVAIPVTFGVLTTIVAFMPFTFVEGRRGVLFAQLALVVIPVLLFSLIESKFILPAHLKHIRLKNGKEGPTKRLSQWQQRFADGFEQVIIRYYRPLLARCVEHRYQTLAWFVGVLILILAIIMSGWTRFVFFSSVESETATATLTFPAGTPLEVTDRYVVHMADAARQLQEKYEDPLLGKPLITNILAISGAAGGGSSGPHLGQVRFETIAAEARSSAVTTGDLVREWRDLIGAVPGAESLLFRAEFGRPHDPIDIQFSGTSLATLGEIADKVKARLATYPAVFDIADSLSDGKEELQVELTEQGHALGLTRRDVIVQVGRAFKGFEAQRIQRGRDDIRVLVRFPINERESVANLENMLISLPSGGQAPLLHVATLVPGRGPAAINRIDQYRTASVTADINKEVTNMTVLQADLKVFLDELLLQYPGITYSLEGEAREQQESLTSILIGALVALFVIYCLLAIPFKSYSQPFIVMSVIPFGSVGAVMGHWLMGVDLSIMSVLGIMALIGVVVNDSLVLVDFINKRRQSAAVTGAQNRSELINNAILSAGVSRFRPIMLTSLTTFFGLLPLLFERSTQAKFLMPMAISVGFGVIFATFITLILVPVNYRIMEDIKSLIGVFKTWVKTKSRMQRPHSS, from the coding sequence ATGATCAGCTGGTTTGCACGCAACCATGTAGCGGCAAATCTGTTAATGGTCAGTATTTTCGTGGCTGGTTTATTGTCTTTGAACAGTAAAATTCCTTTGGAAGTATTTCCTTCCATCGAATCCGATTTGATACGCATTGCCGTTTCCTTAAGAGGGGCAACACCGGAAGATGTTGAGCAGGGCGTGAGTATCCGTATCGAAGAAGCGGTGCAGGACTTAGAAGGAATTGAGCGTTTGACCAGCCGTTCAATGGAAGGTACTGCTCTGGTGACGGTGGAAGTAGAACCGGGGTATGACCCTAGAGAAATTCTGGCCGATGTAAAAAGTCGCGTTGATGCGATCAGTACCTTACCGAGCGAAGCGGAAAATCCGGTGATTAGTCTATCGCAGCACAAATTCGGGGTGATCACGGTAGCGGTGGCGGGTAATTTGAGTGAGCGGGAAATTCGAGAAATCGGTGAGCAAACGCGTGATGACTTGCTGCGGCTGCCGCAGATTACCCAGGCGGAATTAAGCGCAGTCCGTGATTATGAAATCAATATCACTATCCCGCAGGATCGTCTGCGCAATTATCAGCTCACCCTGGAGGCTGTATCTGCCGCAATTCAGAACCACTCCTTAGACTTTTCCGCAGGTAACGTGCGCTCCGAGGGTGGTGATGTATTGATCCGCTCCAAAGGCCAAGCCTATCAGCGCGATGAGTTTGAAGCCATCGTGGTCAAGACCAACGCTGATGGCAGTATATTGCGCTTGGGTGATATCGCCGATGTTCGCGATGGCTTTACTGAGGATGCCCTAAAAACACGTTTTAATGGTAAGCCAGCCGCCCTGATAGATGTCTATCGTATCGGTAATCAAAGTGCGCTGGACGTGGCAGAGGCGGTGCGACAGTATATCGATCAACGTCAAAGCACATTGCCGCAGGGCTTGGAGTTAAGCTATTGGGATGATGACTCGGTTGTGGTTAAGAATCGACTGGGTACATTGATCCGAAATGCAGTTCAGGGCGGTATTTTAGTGCTTGCGTTATTGACGCTTTTCCTGCGACCTTCAATCGCGTTTTGGGTGTTTCTTGGTATTCCCATCAGTTTTATGGGCGCCTTCATTTTTATGCCCCTACTAGGTGTTTCGCTTAATATTCTCAGTCTGTTTGGTTTCATTCTGGTGCTCGGTATAGTTGTCGATGATGCGATTGTTACGGGAGAAAATGTCTATACCCATCTACGCACTTCGGAGACGGGACTAGAGGCGGCGATTCGAGGTACGCAAGAAGTTGCTATCCCGGTGACCTTTGGTGTGTTGACCACCATTGTAGCCTTTATGCCATTTACCTTTGTGGAAGGGCGACGCGGCGTTCTTTTTGCCCAGCTGGCGCTGGTCGTGATCCCGGTACTGTTGTTTTCGCTGATTGAGTCCAAATTTATTCTGCCAGCGCACCTCAAGCATATTCGGTTGAAAAATGGCAAGGAGGGACCGACCAAACGTTTGAGTCAATGGCAGCAGCGTTTTGCTGACGGGTTTGAACAGGTCATCATTCGTTACTATCGTCCGCTGTTAGCTCGCTGTGTCGAGCATCGCTATCAAACGCTGGCATGGTTTGTCGGCGTGTTAATTCTCATTCTCGCCATTATTATGAGTGGCTGGACGCGCTTTGTGTTTTTCTCCAGTGTTGAAAGTGAAACGGCAACGGCAACCCTCACCTTTCCGGCGGGTACGCCGTTAGAAGTGACTGATCGTTACGTTGTACATATGGCTGACGCCGCCAGACAATTGCAGGAAAAGTATGAGGATCCTTTGCTCGGTAAGCCCTTAATCACCAATATTTTGGCGATTTCCGGTGCGGCGGGTGGCGGCTCTAGCGGTCCTCATTTAGGACAGGTGCGTTTCGAAACTATTGCTGCGGAAGCACGGTCATCTGCGGTAACTACCGGTGACCTGGTACGAGAATGGCGTGACCTTATCGGGGCAGTGCCAGGTGCAGAATCCTTGCTGTTTCGCGCTGAGTTTGGCCGTCCGCATGATCCCATTGACATTCAGTTCAGCGGTACCTCACTGGCGACATTGGGTGAAATTGCCGACAAGGTAAAAGCACGTCTTGCTACCTACCCAGCGGTGTTTGATATCGCCGATAGTTTGTCGGATGGCAAGGAAGAATTACAAGTAGAGTTGACCGAGCAAGGACATGCATTGGGCTTAACCCGACGAGATGTGATTGTCCAAGTGGGGCGCGCCTTCAAAGGCTTTGAGGCGCAGAGGATTCAGCGTGGTCGTGATGATATAAGAGTGTTGGTGCGCTTCCCGATAAACGAAAGAGAGTCGGTCGCCAACCTAGAGAATATGTTAATCAGTTTGCCAAGTGGTGGGCAGGCTCCGTTGTTACATGTAGCGACCTTGGTGCCAGGCCGCGGGCCAGCGGCGATTAATCGTATCGACCAATACCGTACGGCTAGTGTCACGGCTGATATTAATAAAGAAGTGACTAACATGACGGTATTGCAGGCGGACCTGAAGGTCTTTCTTGATGAGTTGTTACTGCAATATCCTGGCATTACTTACTCACTTGAAGGTGAGGCCAGAGAGCAGCAGGAGTCCTTGACCAGTATTTTGATCGGAGCGCTGGTCGCTTTGTTTGTGATTTATTGTTTACTGGCGATACCCTTTAAGTCTTATTCTCAGCCCTTTATTGTGATGTCGGTGATTCCTTTTGGCTCTGTGGGTGCTGTGATGGGGCATTGGCTGATGGGTGTTGACCTTTCTATTATGAGCGTGCTGGGGATTATGGCGCTGATAGGCGTGGTAGTGAATGATAGCCTGGTGTTGGTAGATTTTATAAATAAACGCAGACAAAGTGCAGCGGTGACGGGTGCGCAAAATAGGAGTGAGTTGATCAATAATGCCATTCTCAGTGCGGGAGTATCCCGGTTTCGTCCCATTATGCTGACATCGTTAACCACTTTTTTTGGTCTGTTACCACTGCTGTTTGAACGTTCAACACAGGCAAAATTTTTAATGCCGATGGCTATTTCGGTGGGATTCGGTGTGATTTTTGCCACCTTTATTACGTTGATTCTGGTGCCTGTGAACTACCGTATTATGGAGGATATCAAGTCGTTAATTGGTGTCTTTAAAACATGGGTAAAAACCAAGAGCCGAATGCAACGGCCTCATTCGAGCTAG
- a CDS encoding efflux RND transporter periplasmic adaptor subunit has protein sequence MVVTKKAIIPLIVLAVFIIVALLIFNNPPEAKRSHLPSKPQLTVETLALKQAPYQVRLQSYGTVRPRIESQLVAQVSGQIVEVSPQFRNGGFFERGDQLVRIDSRDYEAEVNIAKAALISAEQLLAEEQARSEQALEDWRRLGNTTQASDLVLRKPQLQAAQAQVISAQSALDKVQLNLERTRILAPFAGRILNKQVDVGEVVSNNMPLASIYATDYVEIRLPLKNRDLDYIRLPESYRFNATQNNEPVAVTIYSDLVGDQIWQGKIVRTEGAIDGTSRQLHVVAQIDDPYGAQATGKQPLKIGEYVTAQIQGIRLENALVIPNSSIYQGSYVYLVEQGRLLRRNIEIAWQNDHEAIIQQGLITGDQLVLTPLGQVASGIPVKVLNPSVSNVAQPLALVPEKGKTP, from the coding sequence ATGGTCGTTACTAAAAAAGCAATAATTCCTCTCATTGTGTTGGCTGTGTTTATTATTGTGGCGTTGTTAATTTTTAATAATCCACCGGAAGCGAAACGCTCTCATTTACCTTCCAAACCTCAGTTAACGGTAGAGACTTTGGCGCTGAAGCAAGCACCCTATCAGGTTCGGTTGCAGAGTTACGGGACGGTGCGTCCGCGCATTGAAAGCCAGTTGGTGGCACAGGTTAGCGGTCAAATTGTTGAGGTCAGTCCACAGTTTCGCAACGGTGGTTTTTTTGAGCGTGGCGACCAATTGGTGAGGATTGATAGCCGTGATTATGAGGCTGAAGTCAATATTGCCAAGGCCGCGTTAATTAGCGCCGAGCAGTTGCTGGCGGAAGAGCAGGCGCGTTCGGAACAGGCGTTGGAGGATTGGCGACGCTTAGGTAACACGACGCAAGCATCAGATCTGGTGCTGCGCAAACCGCAGCTACAAGCGGCGCAAGCACAAGTGATTTCGGCACAATCGGCATTAGACAAGGTACAGCTCAATTTAGAGCGCACTCGTATCCTGGCGCCCTTTGCCGGGCGGATTTTGAATAAGCAGGTTGATGTGGGTGAGGTGGTCTCTAACAATATGCCGCTGGCCTCGATTTATGCGACTGATTATGTGGAAATACGGCTGCCGTTAAAAAACCGTGATTTGGATTACATTCGCTTGCCGGAAAGTTATCGCTTTAATGCCACCCAAAACAATGAGCCAGTCGCGGTAACTATTTATTCAGACTTAGTGGGCGACCAAATTTGGCAGGGAAAAATAGTGCGTACTGAAGGGGCGATCGATGGCACCAGTCGGCAGTTGCACGTAGTAGCGCAAATTGATGACCCCTATGGTGCTCAGGCAACCGGCAAACAGCCACTAAAAATTGGTGAATATGTGACGGCGCAGATTCAAGGGATACGACTGGAGAATGCTTTGGTCATTCCCAACAGTAGCATTTACCAAGGCAGTTATGTTTATTTAGTGGAACAGGGAAGGTTGTTGCGTCGCAATATAGAAATTGCCTGGCAAAATGACCATGAAGCTATTATTCAACAAGGGCTTATCACAGGAGACCAGCTTGTATTAACACCGCTAGGACAAGTCGCGTCTGGTATTCCGGTAAAAGTGTTAAATCCATCCGTGTCCAACGTTGCTCAGCCTTTAGCGCTGGTTCCTGAAAAGGGCAAAACTCCATGA
- a CDS encoding TolC family protein yields MAVLVLILLLEACARSGISIKGIPPELPAQWRTELKVGPVESDWLAQLGGETLAQLVAEAFANNFMLARQAAELNAAKQQVVIAGASLYPELDLGLSQSRNRLITANTSDHSSHANIELALTWELDLWGQLSDTKRQAVLALKAREASFEQAKLQLASDVSAAWYDVLEARQLIELFEERLANLERNLEIIEFSYRQGITEALDVYLARNEVEQERARLAQQRQSQLEAVSKLQRLLGRYPNGTMTLSTSLPFIAEPISAGVPSELLKNRPSVQAAWLELMAADAQLAVAHKARFPSLRLTGTVGDAGGTLNKLFDGGPLAWSLLGGVTQPLFAGGRLAAREKQAQAELKQQEQQYLDHIFTAFREVENSLYKQQTLGQRYQSFLKAQENALAAQRLAFEQYQRGLIPYTSVLEAQRRAFDAQTTVLGLRNQLLQNRIALNLALGGSIASSTE; encoded by the coding sequence TTGGCTGTATTGGTACTTATCCTATTGTTGGAGGCCTGTGCCCGTTCTGGTATATCCATAAAAGGCATCCCTCCCGAGTTACCTGCTCAATGGCGCACTGAGTTAAAGGTTGGGCCAGTTGAGTCTGACTGGCTGGCGCAGCTGGGCGGTGAAACCTTAGCGCAACTGGTGGCTGAGGCCTTCGCAAATAATTTTATGTTGGCACGACAGGCCGCTGAACTGAATGCCGCAAAACAGCAGGTCGTGATTGCGGGAGCGTCGCTCTATCCTGAGCTTGATTTGGGTTTAAGCCAGAGTCGTAATCGACTGATAACGGCGAACACTAGCGATCACAGCAGCCATGCAAATATTGAGTTGGCGTTAACCTGGGAACTTGATTTGTGGGGCCAGTTAAGTGATACGAAACGCCAGGCGGTATTAGCTCTGAAAGCGCGTGAGGCCTCTTTTGAACAGGCCAAGTTGCAACTGGCCAGTGATGTCAGCGCTGCTTGGTATGATGTGCTGGAGGCCAGACAGCTTATCGAACTGTTTGAAGAGCGCCTAGCGAATTTGGAACGAAACTTGGAGATTATCGAATTTAGTTATCGCCAGGGCATTACAGAGGCCTTAGATGTCTATTTAGCACGTAATGAAGTTGAACAGGAACGGGCGCGTTTGGCTCAGCAGCGTCAAAGTCAGTTAGAGGCCGTGAGCAAATTGCAACGTCTGCTTGGGCGCTACCCGAATGGAACGATGACGCTCTCGACATCACTCCCTTTTATCGCAGAACCGATCAGTGCGGGCGTACCATCAGAGTTGTTGAAAAATCGCCCCAGTGTTCAGGCGGCATGGCTTGAACTTATGGCTGCCGACGCGCAATTGGCAGTAGCGCATAAAGCACGCTTCCCTTCGTTACGTTTGACTGGCACTGTGGGCGATGCAGGGGGAACACTGAATAAACTCTTTGATGGTGGACCGCTAGCCTGGTCGCTATTAGGTGGTGTTACTCAGCCATTATTTGCTGGTGGGCGCTTAGCGGCCAGAGAAAAGCAGGCACAGGCGGAATTAAAGCAACAGGAACAACAATATCTTGATCACATTTTTACCGCTTTCCGGGAAGTGGAAAATTCATTGTATAAACAACAAACCCTCGGTCAGCGCTACCAAAGCTTTCTAAAGGCACAGGAAAATGCGTTAGCTGCACAGAGATTGGCGTTTGAACAGTATCAGCGCGGTTTGATTCCCTATACCAGTGTTCTGGAGGCGCAGCGGCGGGCTTTTGATGCTCAGACCACGGTATTGGGTTTACGTAATCAACTCTTACAAAATCGCATAGCCCTTAATTTGGCACTTGGCGGCAGTATTGCTTCCAGTACTGAGTGA
- the cbpA gene encoding curved DNA-binding protein, with protein MQFKDYYQILGVEPDAESKDIKMAYRRLARKYHPDVNPEAGAEDKFKEVAEAYEVLKDAERRAEYDELRQYGGKAGAGFEPPPGWHNTNKTNSFSDQEFSDFFNSIFGRAGAEHRGAQSEGNFGFRGRDLELEMPIFLEDTLTEESKQVTYHIPVFEDGQVRQIKKSLNVKIPKGVTDGERIRIKGQGAPGQGNATNGDLYLHIRLVPHPLFDIQGHNLLITLPLSPWEAALGAKVTVPTLTGKINLTIKPNAQSGQKLRIKGKGLPTKTGMGDLYAIVKIVMPPTTNEATEQLWKKLASSASFDPRAAWSN; from the coding sequence ATGCAATTTAAAGACTATTATCAGATACTCGGCGTTGAGCCGGATGCGGAAAGCAAAGATATCAAAATGGCTTACCGGCGGCTGGCACGCAAGTACCACCCTGACGTAAATCCCGAAGCCGGCGCTGAAGATAAATTTAAGGAGGTTGCAGAAGCTTATGAAGTACTGAAAGATGCCGAACGCCGGGCTGAGTACGACGAGCTGAGGCAGTATGGTGGTAAAGCTGGGGCAGGATTTGAACCTCCTCCCGGTTGGCACAACACAAACAAGACAAATTCATTCTCTGATCAGGAGTTTTCAGATTTCTTTAACTCCATCTTTGGTCGGGCGGGTGCTGAGCATCGCGGCGCGCAGTCTGAAGGCAATTTCGGCTTCAGAGGACGAGACCTGGAGCTTGAAATGCCGATTTTTCTGGAAGATACGCTGACAGAAGAATCCAAACAAGTTACCTATCATATACCTGTTTTCGAGGATGGCCAGGTCAGACAAATTAAAAAAAGTTTAAACGTGAAGATACCCAAAGGTGTCACGGATGGAGAACGAATTCGAATTAAAGGTCAAGGCGCACCGGGACAGGGAAACGCCACAAACGGAGACCTCTACCTACACATTCGCCTAGTCCCACACCCCCTTTTTGATATACAAGGCCATAACCTGCTCATTACTCTTCCCCTCTCACCTTGGGAAGCCGCATTGGGTGCCAAAGTCACGGTGCCGACCTTAACCGGCAAGATCAATCTGACTATTAAACCCAATGCCCAATCCGGCCAGAAGTTGCGTATCAAAGGCAAGGGGCTACCGACCAAAACGGGGATGGGTGACCTATATGCCATCGTAAAAATAGTGATGCCCCCGACTACCAATGAAGCGACTGAACAGCTCTGGAAAAAACTGGCAAGCTCAGCCAGCTTTGACCCCCGAGCAGCGTGGAGTAATTAA
- a CDS encoding chaperone modulatory protein CbpM produces MTEILLTVSASELCLTESITEEMILAAVESGVAEPVEGEDLVNWVFDSTSVHWLKKAIRLHQDLEIDWVAVAMVIDLLQQKESLQRENQYIRQQLKRFL; encoded by the coding sequence ATGACCGAGATATTATTAACTGTTTCAGCCAGCGAGCTGTGTCTGACTGAAAGCATAACAGAAGAAATGATTTTAGCCGCGGTCGAGTCAGGAGTAGCGGAACCGGTTGAAGGTGAAGACCTGGTAAACTGGGTGTTCGATTCCACCAGCGTCCACTGGCTAAAAAAGGCCATCCGCTTACATCAAGACTTGGAGATTGACTGGGTTGCCGTTGCTATGGTGATTGATTTGTTGCAACAAAAGGAGTCACTGCAAAGAGAAAACCAGTATATTCGCCAACAACTTAAACGCTTTTTATAG